In Flavobacterium cerinum, one genomic interval encodes:
- a CDS encoding glycoside hydrolase family 25 protein has product MNRRPAPRKKTTVSRSSKAKSKNKKSFPVGKMILYSAAIALAITLVATVYQYRNGFLYYLGFKTDKIAGRLSPEERKIADVRIFEILSRHDTRLVGFDVSEYQDKIDWEAIDKIEGEFPLSFVFIRSTAGKDYVDSRFDENWKAAKKHHFVRGAYHYYRPNENSLEQAELFIKTVKLQKGDFPPVLDIEQLPENQSMDSLKTGLKRWLKRVEKHYGVKPIIYSGESYYNDFLKEEFKGYKFWIANYNFFVENIKDEWLLWQFTEKAEVNGIKSLVDVNVFNGNGEDLRTLTIKK; this is encoded by the coding sequence ATGAACAGGCGTCCGGCACCTAGAAAAAAAACAACAGTATCCCGTAGTTCAAAAGCAAAATCAAAAAATAAAAAAAGCTTTCCTGTCGGGAAAATGATCTTGTATAGTGCTGCAATTGCTTTAGCAATTACACTCGTTGCGACGGTTTATCAATATCGTAACGGTTTTCTGTATTACCTCGGTTTTAAAACAGATAAAATAGCAGGACGATTAAGTCCGGAAGAACGTAAAATTGCGGATGTCCGTATTTTTGAAATACTGAGTCGGCATGATACGCGACTAGTCGGATTTGACGTGTCTGAATATCAGGATAAAATTGACTGGGAAGCAATTGATAAAATCGAAGGAGAATTCCCGTTGAGCTTTGTTTTTATCCGTTCGACAGCAGGAAAAGATTATGTTGACAGTCGTTTTGATGAAAATTGGAAAGCGGCTAAAAAGCATCATTTTGTACGGGGTGCCTATCATTATTACCGTCCGAATGAAAACTCACTGGAACAGGCTGAATTATTTATTAAAACCGTAAAATTACAAAAAGGTGATTTTCCGCCGGTTTTGGATATTGAGCAATTGCCCGAAAATCAATCGATGGATAGCCTTAAAACGGGATTGAAAAGATGGTTAAAACGAGTTGAAAAACACTATGGCGTTAAACCGATTATTTATTCCGGAGAAAGCTATTATAACGACTTTTTAAAAGAAGAATTCAAGGGATATAAATTCTGGATTGCAAATTATAATTTCTTTGTAGAGAATATTAAAGACGAATGGTTGTTGTGGCAATTCACTGAAAAAGCGGAAGTAAACGGGATTAAAAGTCTTGTGGATGTCAATGTTTTTAATGGTAACGGAGAGGATTTGCGAACACTTACAATAAAAAAATAA
- the lptB gene encoding LPS export ABC transporter ATP-binding protein, with protein MKLRAENLIKTYKKRSVVKGISVEVNQGEIVGLLGPNGAGKTTSFYMIVGLVKPNSGNIYLDDMDITDFPMYKRAQNGIGYLAQEASVFRKLSIEDNILSVLQLTKLSKKEQEAKMESLIDEFSLQHIRTNRGDLLSGGERRRTEIARALATDPKFILLDEPFAGVDPVAVEDIQRIVAQLKNKNIGILITDHNVQETLAITDKTYLMFEGGILKAGIPEELAEDEMVRKVYLGQNFELRRKKLEF; from the coding sequence ATGAAATTAAGAGCTGAAAACCTAATCAAAACCTACAAAAAGAGGAGTGTTGTAAAAGGCATTTCCGTTGAAGTGAACCAAGGTGAAATCGTAGGATTATTAGGTCCTAACGGTGCCGGAAAAACAACTTCTTTCTATATGATCGTAGGTCTGGTAAAACCAAACAGCGGAAACATTTACCTGGATGATATGGACATTACCGACTTCCCGATGTACAAACGGGCGCAAAACGGAATTGGCTATCTGGCTCAGGAAGCTTCTGTTTTTAGAAAATTAAGTATCGAAGACAATATTTTAAGTGTATTGCAACTGACTAAATTATCTAAAAAAGAACAGGAAGCTAAAATGGAATCCTTGATTGATGAATTCAGCTTACAACACATCCGTACCAACCGCGGAGATTTATTATCCGGAGGAGAAAGACGCCGTACTGAAATTGCACGCGCTCTTGCCACCGATCCTAAATTCATTTTGTTGGACGAACCATTTGCCGGAGTTGACCCGGTAGCTGTAGAAGATATTCAACGTATCGTAGCACAGCTAAAAAATAAAAACATCGGAATCTTGATTACCGATCACAACGTACAGGAAACACTAGCGATTACCGACAAAACCTATTTGATGTTTGAAGGCGGAATTCTTAAAGCCGGAATCCCGGAAGAATTAGCAGAAGATGAAATGGTACGAAAAGTATATTTAGGTCAGAACTTTGAGTTAAGACGTAAAAAACTGGAATTTTAA
- a CDS encoding carboxymuconolactone decarboxylase family protein encodes MSDIVQEFNDYRSKMNDKLLNDNNKIIKRIFNLDTNAYMEGALDVKTKELLGLVASAVLRCDDCIKYHLETSYKNGITREEMMEAMGIATLVGGTIVIPHLRRAYEFWEALENN; translated from the coding sequence ATGAGCGATATAGTACAGGAATTTAACGATTACCGTTCTAAAATGAACGATAAGTTATTAAACGACAACAACAAGATTATCAAACGTATCTTTAATCTGGACACCAATGCTTATATGGAAGGCGCACTGGATGTCAAAACAAAAGAGCTACTGGGATTAGTTGCTTCAGCTGTATTACGTTGTGACGACTGTATTAAATATCATTTGGAAACTTCTTATAAGAACGGGATCACCCGGGAAGAAATGATGGAAGCAATGGGAATTGCCACTCTTGTTGGCGGAACGATAGTAATTCCGCATTTGCGACGTGCTTACGAATTCTGGGAAGCTTTAGAGAATAATTAA